The following coding sequences lie in one Fibrobacter sp. UWT2 genomic window:
- the yajC gene encoding preprotein translocase subunit YajC: MKLSALLVTLSSIAAFAEEAAPEQQPSAIGSFLPLILLFVVMWLFFIRPKNKEMKKMEEMRKALKKGDKVITTAGIIGTVTNIDETSTTVSVRTGSTTIIDFEKSAILRVLNAETAAPAKTEEKK, from the coding sequence ATGAAACTTTCTGCACTTCTCGTGACCCTTTCCTCCATTGCCGCCTTCGCCGAAGAAGCCGCTCCCGAACAGCAACCGAGCGCCATTGGCAGCTTTTTGCCGCTCATTCTCTTGTTCGTGGTGATGTGGCTGTTCTTCATTCGTCCGAAGAATAAGGAAATGAAGAAGATGGAAGAAATGCGCAAGGCCCTCAAGAAGGGCGACAAGGTGATTACCACCGCCGGTATCATCGGTACTGTCACCAACATCGACGAAACCAGCACCACCGTTTCTGTGCGCACCGGTTCTACTACCATTATCGATTTTGAAAAGTCCGCCATTCTCCGCGTACTGAACGCTGAAACTGCAGCTCCGGCAAAGACCGAAGAAAAGAAGTAA
- a CDS encoding Crp/Fnr family transcriptional regulator, with product MTLEEGQILFREGDPGENLYVVRDGELQGKSSLGTAINTYGPGALIGELAFLKKEPYTETITATEDCELIEITPDALDESLEQEPAWFKSIITFLTGRLQIAGENKRKSDKIKALPSLLYVLEADNSIADIVESVHNLFNISKDCVNDLLQILEDLEILKIQGTQVHVKNTNVVHLLYDSILYRARYKKTPPQILSMTEQMVLNAVIKTVQQSKEPLNNGTFTVKTEALLKVAKRAMFGATLTTRTLFPLLERKLLSSAISLGDGSVLPEIEAIPSFSGDFDTILDLMELNRIYPLLDKKLV from the coding sequence ATGACGCTTGAAGAAGGACAGATTTTATTTCGCGAAGGGGATCCCGGCGAAAACCTTTACGTGGTTCGCGACGGCGAACTGCAAGGCAAGAGTTCTCTCGGCACCGCCATCAACACCTATGGCCCGGGCGCCTTGATCGGCGAATTGGCGTTCCTTAAGAAAGAACCCTACACTGAAACGATTACCGCCACCGAAGACTGCGAGCTGATCGAAATCACGCCCGACGCCTTGGACGAATCGTTGGAGCAGGAACCCGCCTGGTTCAAATCCATCATCACGTTCCTCACGGGCAGGCTCCAGATTGCAGGCGAAAACAAGCGCAAGAGCGACAAGATCAAAGCGCTCCCCAGCCTGCTTTACGTTCTGGAAGCGGACAACTCTATTGCAGACATCGTTGAAAGCGTTCATAACCTTTTCAACATTTCAAAAGATTGCGTCAACGATCTTTTGCAGATTCTTGAAGACCTCGAAATTCTGAAGATTCAAGGCACACAGGTTCACGTCAAGAATACGAACGTAGTTCATCTCCTGTACGATTCCATTCTCTACCGCGCACGCTACAAGAAAACGCCTCCGCAGATTCTTTCGATGACCGAGCAGATGGTTTTAAACGCCGTCATCAAGACCGTGCAGCAGAGCAAGGAACCTCTCAATAACGGGACGTTCACCGTCAAGACGGAAGCATTGTTGAAGGTCGCCAAGCGAGCTATGTTCGGCGCCACGCTCACCACTCGCACCCTGTTCCCGCTTTTGGAACGCAAGCTACTGAGTTCAGCCATTTCCCTTGGAGACGGAAGCGTCCTTCCCGAAATCGAAGCCATACCGTCTTTCTCTGGCGATTTCGACACCATCCTCGATTTGATGGAACTGAACCGCATTTACCCGTTACTCGACAAGAAGCTGGTCTAA
- a CDS encoding Crp/Fnr family transcriptional regulator, whose amino-acid sequence MTSRQQLIPPTHQSVKAGFVVYSPKSENRSIIILEEGELVARETTPPYSVVFTMRPGDLVGVAALLEREPFKYELSAGKDSKITVVTEECMESELKRLPLWLLALIRNLSAKTHLLKRAAVETRVRNTLKSLAEYLSHKPSDIDFNLAELLREFSFLTKISTTAAQEDFKSLLRRHLIKLSQKNGRVFCRIIDPELLHIFTDYIRAQETESGFAPYKLSFVQKKILVFLSTMEGAPEKTGPDWIAFIHEKFPDADVSQWINLLQIQWFVKADPNDPDCDRFKIHITKVQYFLKALRYETNIRGVL is encoded by the coding sequence ATGACCTCGCGTCAACAATTAATCCCGCCTACGCATCAAAGCGTAAAGGCGGGTTTTGTTGTTTATTCGCCCAAGAGCGAAAATCGAAGCATTATCATACTCGAAGAAGGCGAACTTGTCGCCCGCGAAACGACGCCTCCCTATTCCGTCGTCTTTACCATGCGACCGGGTGACCTGGTCGGTGTAGCCGCCCTACTGGAACGTGAACCCTTCAAGTACGAACTTTCGGCAGGCAAGGATTCCAAGATCACAGTGGTAACCGAAGAATGCATGGAATCGGAACTCAAGCGGCTCCCCCTCTGGCTTTTGGCTTTGATCCGAAATCTTTCGGCAAAGACCCACCTGCTAAAGCGCGCCGCAGTAGAGACCCGCGTCAGGAACACCCTCAAGAGCCTCGCCGAATACTTGAGCCACAAGCCCAGCGATATTGACTTCAACCTGGCCGAACTGCTTCGCGAATTCTCTTTCTTGACCAAGATTTCGACCACGGCCGCACAAGAAGATTTCAAGTCGCTTTTACGTAGGCACTTGATCAAGCTTTCGCAAAAGAACGGGCGCGTGTTCTGCCGAATTATCGATCCGGAACTGCTGCATATCTTTACAGACTACATCCGGGCTCAAGAAACCGAATCGGGCTTCGCTCCTTACAAGTTGAGCTTTGTCCAGAAAAAGATTCTTGTCTTTTTGTCTACCATGGAAGGCGCTCCCGAAAAGACTGGTCCCGACTGGATTGCTTTCATCCACGAAAAATTCCCCGACGCAGACGTTTCGCAATGGATTAATTTGTTGCAAATCCAGTGGTTCGTGAAAGCGGACCCGAACGATCCCGATTGCGACCGGTTCAAAATTCACATTACCAAAGTCCAATATTTCTTGAAGGCGTTACGCTACGAGACCAACATTCGAGGGGTGCTATGA
- the rplS gene encoding 50S ribosomal protein L19 produces the protein MSLNIEAIHNENLKTDLPELRAGDTVTVNVKVIEGTKERIQPFKGVVIQKKNSGISATLTVRKMSGSVAVERIFPLHSPRIDSIVLDRAGKVRQSRIYYMRDLRGKAARIDERQA, from the coding sequence ATGTCCCTGAACATTGAAGCAATCCATAACGAAAACTTGAAGACCGACCTTCCTGAACTCCGCGCTGGCGATACCGTCACCGTGAACGTGAAGGTGATCGAAGGCACCAAGGAACGTATCCAGCCGTTCAAGGGCGTCGTGATCCAGAAGAAGAACTCCGGTATTTCTGCAACTCTTACCGTTCGCAAGATGTCCGGCAGCGTGGCCGTGGAACGTATTTTCCCGCTCCACTCCCCCCGCATCGACTCCATCGTACTCGACCGCGCCGGTAAGGTTCGCCAGTCTCGCATTTACTACATGCGCGACCTCCGCGGTAAGGCTGCACGTATCGACGAACGTCAGGCTTAA
- the trmD gene encoding tRNA (guanosine(37)-N1)-methyltransferase TrmD, whose protein sequence is MKIDCITIFPEMFTPMKQSIMGRAQSKGLMEFNTIYLRDFAINDYGQVDDVPYGGEPGMVLRPEPLANAIRSTGVKEDGGKVIYLTADGVPFTHKLAKELSKESHLVLVCGHYKGIDDRIRQSEVDLEISIGDFVVSGGELPAMLVTDAVVRLLDGALGNKESGETDSFAQGVLGWPVYTRPEVFEGKKVPEVLLSGHHANIKAWRRQESLKRTQERRPDIFKNLEEDTKFGIK, encoded by the coding sequence GTGAAGATCGACTGCATCACCATCTTTCCCGAGATGTTCACTCCCATGAAGCAATCAATCATGGGTCGCGCCCAGAGCAAAGGCCTGATGGAGTTCAATACCATCTACCTGCGCGACTTTGCCATCAACGACTACGGCCAGGTAGACGACGTGCCCTATGGCGGCGAACCGGGAATGGTCCTACGACCGGAACCGCTCGCCAACGCTATCCGCAGCACGGGAGTCAAGGAAGACGGCGGCAAGGTCATTTACCTTACTGCCGACGGAGTGCCGTTTACACACAAACTAGCAAAGGAGCTTTCCAAAGAAAGCCACCTGGTGCTGGTCTGCGGGCACTACAAGGGAATCGACGACCGCATCCGCCAGTCCGAGGTCGACTTGGAGATTTCTATCGGTGATTTTGTCGTGAGCGGGGGCGAACTGCCCGCGATGCTCGTGACCGACGCCGTCGTGAGACTCCTGGACGGGGCTCTCGGCAACAAGGAATCCGGTGAAACGGACTCGTTCGCCCAGGGCGTACTGGGATGGCCGGTCTACACTCGACCCGAAGTTTTTGAAGGAAAAAAGGTGCCCGAAGTGCTCTTATCGGGTCATCACGCGAACATTAAAGCCTGGAGGCGCCAAGAATCGTTAAAAAGAACGCAGGAAAGACGCCCAGACATCTTTAAAAATCTTGAAGAAGATACTAAATTTGGCATCAAATAA
- the rimM gene encoding ribosome maturation factor RimM (Essential for efficient processing of 16S rRNA), with protein sequence MSESEEYITVCQLMRTHGVKGYIKAMPFTHDINRHEMLKDVMLKKTNGETVQLTLEDSRLANNLWLLKFKGYDTPESLVHFVNADVMIPESERLPAPEGEYYLDDLEGFRVKLEDGRDIGEVLEVQELPTVNAFHVKFDAPFQSEFSAKTILAPWIDDCVLDIDEEGKSIKFSADYLKSLCPEER encoded by the coding sequence ATGTCTGAATCCGAAGAATACATCACCGTATGCCAGCTCATGCGCACACATGGCGTCAAGGGCTACATCAAGGCGATGCCGTTCACTCATGACATCAACCGTCATGAGATGCTTAAGGATGTGATGCTAAAGAAGACCAATGGTGAGACGGTACAATTGACTCTGGAAGATTCCAGGCTTGCAAACAATCTGTGGTTATTAAAGTTCAAGGGGTACGACACGCCGGAATCCCTGGTACATTTCGTGAATGCAGACGTAATGATTCCCGAATCGGAGAGGCTCCCCGCCCCCGAAGGTGAATATTACCTAGACGATTTGGAAGGTTTCCGCGTAAAACTGGAAGATGGCCGCGACATTGGCGAAGTTCTTGAAGTCCAGGAACTGCCTACCGTGAACGCGTTTCACGTCAAGTTCGACGCCCCATTCCAGAGCGAATTTTCCGCAAAAACAATCCTCGCTCCCTGGATAGACGACTGTGTCTTGGACATAGACGAAGAAGGCAAGAGCATCAAGTTCAGCGCAGACTACCTCAAGAGCCTGTGCCCGGAGGAAAGGTGA
- the rpsP gene encoding 30S ribosomal protein S16, which yields MATVIRLARFGKRHNPIYRAVVIDSRKARDDSFIEQVGFYNPNQKTPDIKFDQEKVLKWLQIGAQPSDTVRSLLKKVGIMDLFHEIRAGRSIEGKTATPRAEKAKKAKLGPKALAKIEAEKAAKEAAAAEAAAAAEAPAEAPAAEA from the coding sequence ATGGCAACCGTTATCCGTCTCGCTCGTTTCGGCAAGCGTCACAACCCCATCTACCGCGCTGTGGTCATCGACTCCCGCAAGGCCCGCGACGATAGCTTTATCGAACAGGTCGGTTTCTACAACCCGAACCAGAAGACCCCGGACATCAAGTTCGATCAGGAAAAGGTTCTGAAGTGGCTCCAGATTGGCGCTCAGCCGTCTGACACCGTCCGCAGCCTCCTCAAGAAGGTCGGCATCATGGATCTCTTCCACGAAATCCGCGCTGGCCGTTCTATCGAAGGCAAGACCGCTACTCCGCGTGCTGAAAAGGCCAAGAAGGCCAAGCTCGGTCCTAAGGCTCTCGCCAAGATCGAAGCTGAAAAGGCCGCTAAGGAAGCCGCCGCTGCTGAAGCCGCTGCCGCCGCAGAAGCTCCTGCAGAAGCACCCGCTGCCGAAGCATAA
- a CDS encoding amidophosphoribosyltransferase, with protein sequence MGGFCGVVSKEDCVSDLFFGTDYHSHLGTHRGGLAVLKANGHFHRSIHNIQNTPFRSKFEHDLPSFAGNVGIGVISDTDPQPLVMTSKLGTFAIVTVGLITNIEEIKNELFKNNCMQLQYSTTSGMVGPTEVVSALIATQDSIVEGLKYVQEKIKGSCSVLLMDETGKFYASRDKWGRTPIVLGKKDGAMIALQESCALHNLGFEYVRDMGPGEIAELTPDGDKTLVAPGKKMAICSFLWVYYGYPASTYEGRNVEMTRYRCGSALAKRTPTEADAACGIPDSGTSHALGYAHEAGIKFARPFVKYTPTWARSFMPQDQKQRERVASMKLIPIPGLIKDRRLVFCDDSIVRGTQLGKQAQKLYSLGCKETHMRIACPPLVYPCKFINFSRSKNEYDLITRRYIRDQEGENPDLDKYTDPDGEAYKGMVEYIRQKLNLTTLAFQRIDDLIHAIGLPAEQLCTYCWSGKDYAETGDCYHCPCHAGDSENKDKE encoded by the coding sequence ATGGGCGGCTTTTGCGGTGTTGTTTCTAAAGAAGATTGCGTGAGCGATCTCTTCTTCGGAACCGACTACCATTCTCACCTGGGAACCCACCGTGGCGGTTTGGCTGTTCTCAAGGCTAACGGACACTTCCATCGTTCAATCCACAATATCCAGAACACCCCGTTCCGCAGCAAGTTTGAACACGACCTGCCTTCGTTCGCAGGCAATGTCGGTATCGGTGTTATCTCGGATACGGACCCGCAGCCGCTCGTCATGACCTCCAAGCTCGGCACGTTCGCCATCGTGACTGTCGGCTTGATTACGAATATCGAAGAAATCAAGAACGAGTTGTTCAAGAACAACTGCATGCAGCTCCAGTACTCCACGACCAGCGGAATGGTCGGACCGACCGAAGTGGTCTCCGCCCTGATCGCCACGCAGGATTCCATCGTCGAAGGTCTCAAGTACGTACAAGAGAAAATCAAGGGCAGCTGCTCCGTTCTCTTGATGGACGAAACCGGCAAGTTCTACGCCAGCCGCGACAAGTGGGGCCGTACGCCGATCGTGCTCGGCAAGAAGGACGGCGCCATGATCGCCCTGCAAGAAAGCTGCGCCCTCCACAACCTCGGCTTTGAATATGTCCGCGACATGGGTCCGGGCGAAATCGCCGAACTCACACCGGATGGCGACAAGACGCTCGTCGCTCCGGGCAAGAAGATGGCAATCTGCTCCTTCCTCTGGGTTTACTACGGTTATCCGGCATCCACTTACGAAGGCCGCAATGTGGAAATGACCCGCTACCGCTGCGGTTCCGCACTTGCAAAGCGTACTCCCACCGAAGCTGACGCCGCTTGCGGTATTCCCGACTCCGGTACGTCTCACGCCCTCGGTTACGCACACGAAGCAGGCATCAAGTTCGCCCGCCCGTTCGTGAAGTACACTCCGACTTGGGCCCGTTCCTTTATGCCGCAAGACCAGAAGCAACGCGAACGCGTGGCATCCATGAAGCTGATTCCGATTCCGGGACTCATCAAGGATCGCCGTCTGGTGTTCTGCGACGACTCCATCGTGCGCGGCACCCAGCTCGGTAAGCAGGCTCAGAAGCTCTACTCCCTGGGCTGTAAAGAAACCCACATGCGTATCGCATGCCCGCCGCTCGTTTACCCCTGTAAGTTCATCAACTTCTCCCGTTCCAAGAACGAATACGACCTGATTACCCGTCGTTACATCCGCGACCAGGAAGGCGAGAATCCCGATTTGGACAAGTACACCGATCCGGATGGCGAAGCCTACAAGGGCATGGTGGAATACATCCGCCAGAAGCTGAACCTGACGACGCTTGCGTTCCAGCGCATCGACGACCTGATTCACGCTATCGGCCTCCCTGCCGAACAGCTCTGCACCTACTGCTGGAGCGGTAAGGACTACGCCGAAACGGGCGACTGCTACCACTGCCCTTGCCACGCTGGCGATAGCGAAAACAAGGATAAAGAGTAG
- a CDS encoding GGDEF domain-containing protein: protein MNSLLSIDDVSLALSLDYECVFFVDIESDNYAMFAFSGNHKNLELSETSNFWADCRVNLEMIVYEGDREWFGQNIANKDSLIASVQDGKAFRGKYRIMAGDKPVWYSMKVVLGRAEQRNYLIIGVTNIDTQERERLALEQKATKSELYGQIVMALAERYDALYMVDLDTNHYALYKSERVFCELSVALEGEDFFNQLKKDALNVVYKEDIPLIVDALDRRTLLKGLDDNGVFSLTYRLNTPKGPLYVNMVAVYADKKHIVISVTNVDAQVRREQKIREEVSAAYEKARRDDLTGIKNKTTYGEFEAKLNQQIQSGENVKFAIALCDVNGLKTVNDTLGHIAGDEYIRSASRLVCQTFAHSPVFRIGGDEFVAILRGSDFENREKLEKEFTEAIEKNVDKHKVVVACGISVFDKEHDKDVSSVFERADALMYKNKVRMKNGHDEIIGTIIQSIGAKLTN from the coding sequence ATGAATTCGCTTTTGTCCATTGATGATGTGTCGCTTGCTCTATCGCTCGATTACGAGTGCGTGTTTTTTGTCGATATAGAAAGCGATAACTACGCCATGTTTGCGTTCAGCGGGAACCATAAAAATCTGGAATTGAGTGAAACCAGCAATTTTTGGGCGGATTGCCGGGTAAACCTCGAGATGATTGTTTATGAAGGCGACAGGGAATGGTTTGGTCAAAACATTGCCAACAAGGATTCGCTGATTGCCTCGGTACAAGACGGTAAAGCTTTTAGAGGAAAGTACCGTATTATGGCAGGGGATAAACCTGTCTGGTATTCCATGAAGGTGGTTCTTGGGCGTGCGGAACAACGCAATTACCTGATTATCGGTGTGACCAATATCGATACCCAGGAACGTGAGCGCTTGGCTCTTGAACAAAAAGCGACCAAGAGCGAACTTTATGGCCAAATCGTGATGGCCCTTGCCGAACGCTACGATGCCCTTTATATGGTCGACTTGGATACGAACCATTATGCGCTGTACAAGAGTGAACGGGTGTTCTGCGAATTGAGCGTGGCACTCGAAGGCGAAGATTTCTTTAACCAGCTGAAAAAGGATGCTTTAAACGTCGTTTACAAAGAAGATATTCCCTTGATTGTGGATGCTTTGGATAGGCGTACGCTTTTAAAGGGACTTGATGATAATGGAGTGTTTTCGTTGACGTACCGCCTGAACACTCCGAAGGGTCCTTTGTATGTAAACATGGTGGCGGTTTATGCCGATAAAAAGCATATTGTTATCAGCGTGACCAATGTGGATGCTCAGGTTCGCCGCGAACAAAAAATCAGGGAAGAGGTGAGCGCTGCTTACGAAAAGGCTCGTCGCGACGATTTGACCGGGATTAAGAATAAGACCACATATGGTGAATTTGAAGCCAAACTGAACCAGCAAATCCAGTCGGGCGAAAACGTGAAATTCGCAATCGCCTTGTGCGATGTAAACGGTTTAAAGACGGTGAACGATACGCTGGGGCACATTGCCGGTGACGAATATATTCGCTCGGCCAGTAGGCTTGTGTGCCAGACTTTTGCCCATAGCCCGGTGTTCCGTATTGGTGGCGATGAATTTGTTGCGATTCTGCGTGGTTCCGATTTCGAAAACCGTGAAAAGCTGGAAAAGGAATTTACTGAAGCGATTGAGAAAAACGTTGACAAACATAAGGTTGTGGTTGCTTGTGGAATTTCTGTATTTGACAAGGAACATGACAAGGATGTTTCGTCTGTCTTTGAACGAGCCGATGCGCTCATGTATAAAAACAAAGTGCGCATGAAGAATGGGCATGATGAAATTATCGGAACGATTATTCAATCGATTGGAGCCAAATTAACTAATTAG
- a CDS encoding DUF1846 domain-containing protein: protein MFKVGFDNDAYLRTQSEKIAERIAKFGGKLYLEFGGKLFDDHHASRVLPGFAPDSKIRMLEKLKDKAEVIIAINAGDIEKNKVRGDLGITYDQDVLRLIDAFRGYGLYVSSVVLTRWQEQPSAIAYQKKLEDLGLKVYRHYPIAGYPSNIPLVVSDDGYGKNEFVETSRELVVVTAPGPGSGKMAVCLSQIYHENKRGVKAGYAKFETFPIWNIPLKHPVNLAYEAATADLNDVNMIDPFHLEAYGQTTINYNRDVEIFPVLNALFTRILGESPYKSPTDMGVNMAGNCIVDDDAVCEAARQEIIRRYYNTLCDVRKGNADKDQVYKQELIMEQAQISTANRPVIAAAVKKAEESEGPAVAIQLNDGAIITGKTSSLLGASSAMLLDSLKHLAGIPDEVRLLSPMVIEPIQNLKTKQLGHKNPRLHMDEVLVALSVCALTDYNAKIAMEKLPELRHCEVHSSVILSQVDVGVFRRLGVNLTTEPTYQTSKLYHG from the coding sequence ATGTTTAAAGTAGGGTTTGATAACGACGCGTACCTGAGGACGCAGTCCGAAAAGATTGCCGAGCGCATTGCGAAGTTCGGCGGAAAACTTTATCTGGAATTTGGCGGAAAACTGTTCGATGACCATCACGCATCCCGCGTGTTGCCTGGCTTTGCGCCCGACAGTAAAATCCGCATGCTCGAAAAGCTCAAGGACAAGGCCGAAGTCATTATCGCCATTAACGCCGGCGATATCGAAAAAAACAAGGTCCGTGGCGACTTGGGCATTACCTACGATCAAGATGTCTTGCGCCTGATTGATGCCTTCCGTGGCTATGGCCTGTACGTGAGCTCCGTGGTGCTGACCCGCTGGCAGGAACAGCCGAGCGCTATTGCTTACCAGAAAAAGCTCGAAGATCTTGGCCTCAAGGTTTATCGTCATTACCCGATTGCGGGTTACCCGAGCAACATTCCGCTGGTAGTGAGCGACGACGGTTACGGCAAGAATGAATTTGTTGAAACCTCTCGCGAACTTGTGGTGGTGACGGCACCGGGTCCCGGAAGTGGAAAGATGGCTGTGTGCCTTTCGCAGATTTACCACGAAAACAAGCGTGGCGTGAAGGCTGGCTACGCCAAGTTCGAAACCTTCCCGATTTGGAACATTCCGCTCAAGCACCCGGTGAACCTCGCATACGAAGCCGCCACCGCCGACTTGAACGATGTGAACATGATTGACCCGTTCCACTTGGAAGCATACGGACAGACGACTATCAATTACAACCGCGACGTGGAAATCTTCCCGGTGCTGAACGCCCTGTTTACACGTATTCTCGGTGAATCTCCGTACAAGAGTCCGACCGATATGGGCGTGAACATGGCCGGCAACTGCATTGTTGATGACGATGCTGTTTGCGAAGCCGCTCGCCAGGAAATCATCCGTCGCTACTACAACACGCTTTGCGACGTGCGTAAGGGCAACGCCGACAAGGATCAAGTTTACAAGCAGGAACTGATTATGGAACAGGCCCAGATCAGCACTGCAAACCGCCCCGTGATTGCGGCTGCCGTCAAGAAGGCCGAAGAATCCGAAGGCCCGGCTGTAGCAATTCAGTTGAACGATGGCGCTATTATTACGGGTAAGACTTCTTCGCTGCTCGGCGCCTCTTCTGCAATGTTGCTGGATTCACTCAAGCATTTGGCCGGTATCCCTGACGAAGTGCGCCTGCTTTCGCCGATGGTGATTGAACCGATTCAGAACTTGAAGACCAAACAGCTCGGCCACAAGAACCCGCGTTTGCACATGGACGAAGTCCTGGTGGCTCTCTCTGTTTGCGCCCTCACGGATTATAACGCGAAAATTGCCATGGAAAAGCTCCCGGAACTTCGCCACTGCGAAGTGCACTCCAGCGTGATTCTTTCTCAAGTTGACGTGGGCGTGTTCCGCCGCTTGGGCGTAAATCTCACCACGGAACCTACTTATCAAACGAGTAAGTTGTACCACGGATAA